The DNA window GAGTAATCAAACAGCTAATTTCACACCTATGGAATGAAAATGTGTTCTTGAGAAACAAACTTTTAAAATGTTATAAAAGTATAACAACAAGATAAGCTAAAAAAAACATTACACTGGACTACTGGAGGACAGTACTTATTTTTTGATGAGTAAAAACAAGTCAGAGCTTAAGACATAACATGAGCAAATCCTTTGCCAAATTCACCTCTTGTTCACATTGTTCAACCAACTTAAGACAAGCTAACAACTTTCCTACAGAAAGCAACAACAAATGCCACTTCCATGCATAAAATCTTAACCATATGAATGGCACATAATGTGAACAAGAggtagtcccaagcaagttggggtaggctagagttgaaacccagcagaagcaatcaaggttcaggcacgtgaatagctttgttgttgttgttgttgttgttattgtataTGAATGGCACATAATCATTAGGAGTCTAGGAGGATGCATGCATACAATCATTACTCATGCAAGAATAGTGTGACTCCACTTTACCTCTACTAGCAACTCACATGCAGATGTACCTAGAGTCCTTCCTACCATGTGTACTATTTTTTTTGTCACAATTTCACTATCAAAAACAAACCCATGATTCCATGGCACTTAATTACTGGCGGTGAAACGCAGTTACAGAGTAATGTTCTAAGTTATTGATTAATATGACGGGAAGATCAAGTACACAGCATGAACCGCATAATAGAAAACACAGAATCACATATCTATGGTTATTTCTTCAGTGACAATGTGTAACATATAGCCTAGTCAAATAATAAAAAGAAGTTACTTGTATAGTTGTATGAATATTCCAATTTCTCAGACAGCGCAAGGCCACAGGAACTCACCAGGGAAGAAATGGCACTATCAGCAGTTGACTGAATGGTGCTGAGAAGCTGTTCCTTATCAAGGTCCCATACCAAGATGCAAGACATGTCACCAGATGCATACTATTGGACAAGGAGAGCAAGTTGTAATAGAACATGCAATGCGTAAAATAAAATAATACAACTACAGGAAAAAATAGGATGTACCAGATAACCAGATTGCTGCTGCCAGTCAATCACAATACTGCGACCAGCAGCTCGATGTCCCTGAACTGATGAGAAAGCAGTTACAAGTTTCTGTCCTCCCTTTTGAGCAAAATTTTTCCATATACGTACATTTCCATCACCTGCAACATAAAAATTAGACAGTGCAATGGCAGAAGTTAAGTATAGAAGGAAAAGCATAGAGAAGAGAGGCATACTTGAGGCGGCCAAAAGCAAGCTCTCATCAAGCTCATTGATAAGCAAAAGTTTAGATAGCCCTCTGTCGGATAACTtatggttttgaaaagagttcaCTGGTAGTGCATCGCTGTAGTTCCACACTCTGGAATGAGACAGAATTTCAGCACAGTCGTAGCAGTGCATATTAGGCATTCAGGCACTAGGATTTTTAATTGCAATAATAATTTCACCTTATCTGTTCATTTTCATCAGCTGCAACGACGATTGGAGAAAATGGCAACAATAAAGCTGCTTTTGTTCCCAAATCAAACCTTGTATCCCAACTAGCAATTTGGCTTGTCATCTTGCAAGCTGTTATTCCCAGGGTGAACCACCAAGAAAAACAACAGGTAAATAATCAAGAAAATCAACAACAATAATGTAATGCAGACAAATGTACATCCACGTACAGGAGCGCTGGCACTTAGTGATGTAGTCTAGTGCAATTcgttctctctcttctcttctagCATTGGTTTCTTCATTATCATCAGAGACAGTTAAAAGTGGCCTAGAGAAGTGACCACAACTCCAGTTGTAAATTGTTGATTGGGGAAGTGGTTCTCTATTACTGAGGCCTGAAGCAGAGCTTAAAAGGCGATCAGCTAAGCCATCAGGTGAATTTATAGGATGCTGTCCAAACTCCATAGAACACACTCGGCGTAATCCTATAAGATAATCATGCTGAGGGGGGCTAACAGGAGGGGTCATAAATTTCATCGAGCTGCTACCTGAAAAATATAGGAAAACTCAAGTCGACAATTCTTGTCTTTCCATGAACACCCAATGAGGCAAGGTGTTACAACTTCCAAGCACATCATAAGTAAAGTGGTTATAACTTACCAGAATTCATATCACGCCAAGAAGAAGAGCGTGCCATTCCATAGTTTGACGAAGATGTCTCTCCTCGATGTGGACCTCCACTGTTAAATCTAGTATTTTTCATGACCACTAGTTCAACATCTATAAGGGACAGTGCTCTCCGACCAATACTTGCAATTCTTGGGTCAGGATCTTTAGAAACAGAACACATAGTTGATATAAATTGAGAATAAATGACATTATCGACAGGCCTCGGCCTAGCATAGCTGAGACCACCATTACTTGCATTCTCCCTCAGTAATATGCCTGAATCAGAGTGTTGGGAAGAATCATCTGACTGGGGAGAGCCATGCATGATGCTACTTGTTGCAATTGGGCTGCTTGTAGAAATTCTTCCATCACGACCAGCGGCACCGTTATCACTGCCAACCCTCAGCACAGGACCAATGCTGTTGTTGGGACTGTAAACATTGCTTGGATTACTTATATTTGCCAATGATGGTAGTGACTTCAGCAACGAATTGGATTGAGGTTTCCAATACTCCGCAGCAACAGATTTGAGATGTTTGTTGTGACCCGACGCAAAGCGAGTAAGCGCTGGAAAAACATCAGTTCAACCCAAAATCATTGTCATAAGGTTAAAAGAAATCTCCTATGTTCAAGACACTAAAACAAGTGTTCTAGGAAAAACAATCTAATTTTCCAATGCACATACCTATAGCAACCTCAGATCTAACAAGGGGACTACCATCTGAAGACATCTGCAGAAGGCTTCGAACTACATTTATTTCAGCTTTCACCTTTTcttcatcatcagaatcatcatCAGAGCCATTTAACGTATTATCAAGGAGATTCCCAAGTGCAAAAACAGCAGCAGCTCTGACCTGGCAAGACCAAATGTTTAATATGTATCTTGGGAAGTAGGCAAAAGAAAGAGTACACAGAATATGAAGGCATCATACCTCAGGTTGAGGCTCTGACAATAAGCATATTACAATTTCTGGTGCATTTGTTTGCAGACCAAGTAACTGAGCCTTAGGGAAATCTTCCCAGAGTTTCCCAAGGCATAAACAAAGCCACTGCAAAAGCAAAGGTTCTGTTTGTGCATGAGGATTCTCAGGTTGCAGATGACTCAGGCAAACATCTATAAGCCCTGCATTCATACAAGCCTCTTGACCCGTCCTATGCCCATCCACAATGACTGCTATAACAAAAGCGGCCATTGCACGCTGTTCTGGGAAAGCATCCAAACTGTCAAGAAACCTAATAAAATATCCATGTCCTCCGTCTTTAACCAAGTCAACCTGACATAACTGCCATTTGGGAAAATGTTACAGGTTAAACACCAGAATCTAATCTAAAACAACAAAAGGACCTTAAAAGATTACAATGAAGAGTGCATACCTTATCAAGAGAGAGAATTTTTGTCCATATAAACACTAGAATTTGACGTAACTCCATTGCACTTGTTTGAAGTAGTTTGAGTACATAAGGAAATATTCCGACAGACAGGGCCTACAACAATGAAGTGCCAGAGGTTGAAGACTAAATAAAGAGAAAAAACAACAAACATTTCATAAAAAAAGGTACATGCATAAGAGGTCACTACAAACCAAATCAACTGCCCATGGTCCCATGTCAAGAAATCTTCCAAGCAGAACAAGTGCTCTAAATCTATGTGATTGACTAAGCAGGACCTGCAAAAAAGAGAAGATGTAAGAAGGAAAGTAAAACAATAAAAGAAATATAATCTCTCCAGTCATAAAATAGTGTATTTTGGGTATTGACACAATCCACAAGACATAACTTGGCCAAGTAATTTGTACTACAACAA is part of the Miscanthus floridulus cultivar M001 chromosome 9, ASM1932011v1, whole genome shotgun sequence genome and encodes:
- the LOC136483431 gene encoding regulatory-associated protein of TOR 1-like isoform X2 produces the protein MALGDLMESRLGHSSSSPSPSPAAAAAPVPPLPHRHHNHQNHVADDLPVANGPEPRNGLEVAEVEKPAPVAYLPQVVVLCEQRHQGIDEDTAAAAAPSTSGLVSKWRPKDRMKTGCVALVLCLNISVDPPDVIKISPCARMECWIDPFSMVPPKALESIGKTLHSQYERWQPKARYKLQLDPTVEEVKKLCNTCRKYARSERVLFHYNGHGVPKPTSNGEIWVFNKSYTQYIPLPITDLDSWLKTPSIYVFDCSAAGIIVKAFLERLDWSSTSSASSQKDCILLAACEAHQMLPQSAEFPADVFTACLTTPIKMALHWFCKRTLLCGSLDHSLIDQIPGRQNDRKTLLGELNWIFTAITDTIAWNVLPHDLFQRLFRQDLLVASLFRNFLLAERIMRSANCSPVSYPLLPPTHQHHMWDAWDMAAEICLSKLPQLIADPNAEFQPSPFFTEQLMAFEVWLDHGSEDKKPPEQLPIVLQVLLSQSHRFRALVLLGRFLDMGPWAVDLALSVGIFPYVLKLLQTSAMELRQILVFIWTKILSLDKLCQVDLVKDGGHGYFIRFLDSLDAFPEQRAMAAFVIAVIVDGHRTGQEACMNAGLIDVCLSHLQPENPHAQTEPLLLQWLCLCLGKLWEDFPKAQLLGLQTNAPEIVICLLSEPQPEVRAAAVFALGNLLDNTLNGSDDDSDDEEKVKAEINVVRSLLQMSSDGSPLVRSEVAIALTRFASGHNKHLKSVAAEYWKPQSNSLLKSLPSLANISNPSNVYSPNNSIGPVLRVGSDNGAAGRDGRISTSSPIATSSIMHGSPQSDDSSQHSDSGILLRENASNGGLSYARPRPVDNVIYSQFISTMCSVSKDPDPRIASIGRRALSLIDVELVVMKNTRFNSGGPHRGETSSSNYGMARSSSWRDMNSGSSSMKFMTPPVSPPQHDYLIGLRRVCSMEFGQHPINSPDGLADRLLSSASGLSNREPLPQSTIYNWSCGHFSRPLLTVSDDNEETNARREERERIALDYITKCQRSSCKMTSQIASWDTRFDLGTKAALLLPFSPIVVAADENEQIRVWNYSDALPVNSFQNHKLSDRGLSKLLLINELDESLLLAASSDGNVRIWKNFAQKGGQKLVTAFSSVQGHRAAGRSIVIDWQQQSGYLYASGDMSCILVWDLDKEQLLSTIQSTADSAISSLSASQVRSGHFAAGFADGSVRIYDVRSPDRLVYVARPHAPRTEKVVGIGFQPGFDPYKIVSASQAGDIQFLDVRRAAEPYLTIEAHRGSLTALAVHRHAPVVASGSAKQMIKVFSLEGEQLKIIRYQPSFMGQRIGSVNCLSFHPYKSLLAAGASDNALVSIYAEENYK
- the LOC136483431 gene encoding regulatory-associated protein of TOR 1-like isoform X1, producing the protein MALGDLMESRLGHSSSSPSPSPAAAAAPVPPLPHRHHNHQNHVADDLPVANGPEPRNGLEVAEVEKPAPVAYLPQVVVLCEQRHQGIDEDTAAAAAPSTSGLVSKWRPKDRMKTGCVALVLCLNISVDPPDVIKISPCARMECWIDPFSMVPPKALESIGKTLHSQYERWQPKARYKLQLDPTVEEVKKLCNTCRKYARSERVLFHYNGHGVPKPTSNGEIWVFNKSYTQYIPLPITDLDSWLKTPSIYVFDCSAAGIIVKAFLERLDWSSTSSASSQKDCILLAACEAHQMLPQSAEFPADVFTACLTTPIKMALHWFCKRTLLCGSLDHSLIDQIPGRQNDRKTLLGELNWIFTAITDTIAWNVLPHDLFQRLFRQDLLVASLFRNFLLAERIMRSANCSPVSYPLLPPTHQHHMWDAWDMAAEICLSKLPQLIADPNAEFQPSPFFTEQLMAFEVWLDHGSEDKKPPEQLPIVLQVLLSQSHRFRALVLLGRFLDMGPWAVDLALSVGIFPYVLKLLQTSAMELRQILVFIWTKILSLDKLCQVDLVKDGGHGYFIRFLDSLDAFPEQRAMAAFVIAVIVDGHRTGQEACMNAGLIDVCLSHLQPENPHAQTEPLLLQWLCLCLGKLWEDFPKAQLLGLQTNAPEIVICLLSEPQPEVRAAAVFALGNLLDNTLNGSDDDSDDEEKVKAEINVVRSLLQMSSDGSPLVRSEVAIALTRFASGHNKHLKSVAAEYWKPQSNSLLKSLPSLANISNPSNVYSPNNSIGPVLRVGSDNGAAGRDGRISTSSPIATSSIMHGSPQSDDSSQHSDSGILLRENASNGGLSYARPRPVDNVIYSQFISTMCSVSKDPDPRIASIGRRALSLIDVELVVMKNTRFNSGGPHRGETSSSNYGMARSSSWRDMNSGSSSMKFMTPPVSPPQHDYLIGLRRVCSMEFGQHPINSPDGLADRLLSSASGLSNREPLPQSTIYNWSCGHFSRPLLTVSDDNEETNARREERERIALDYITKCQRSSCKMTSQIASWDTRFDLGTKAALLLPFSPIVVAADENEQIRVWNYSDALPVNSFQNHKLSDRGLSKLLLINELDESLLLAASSMPLFSMLFLLYLTSAIALSNFYVAGDGNVRIWKNFAQKGGQKLVTAFSSVQGHRAAGRSIVIDWQQQSGYLYASGDMSCILVWDLDKEQLLSTIQSTADSAISSLSASQVRSGHFAAGFADGSVRIYDVRSPDRLVYVARPHAPRTEKVVGIGFQPGFDPYKIVSASQAGDIQFLDVRRAAEPYLTIEAHRGSLTALAVHRHAPVVASGSAKQMIKVFSLEGEQLKIIRYQPSFMGQRIGSVNCLSFHPYKSLLAAGASDNALVSIYAEENYK